A single Paenibacillus kribbensis DNA region contains:
- the radC gene encoding RadC family protein — translation MLESPILMLRDLPHEERPRERMMTYGAEALSNAELLAILLRTGTQNESSVHLAQRILQQAGNLRQLVDMSLSELTQIKGIGNAKAIQLKAGIELGRRLALSRHLETPVISCPRDVADLLFEQLRYLQKEHFVCLFLNTKNHVIAQETLSMGSLNSAIVHPREVFRAAIKCSSASIICAHNHPSGDPKPSPEDVQLTRRLMDAGSIVGIDVLDHIVIGDGTFVSLKEQGLI, via the coding sequence ATGTTGGAGTCGCCGATACTGATGCTTCGCGACCTCCCCCATGAAGAACGACCAAGAGAGCGCATGATGACATATGGGGCTGAGGCCTTGAGCAACGCGGAGTTGCTGGCAATATTGCTGCGTACAGGAACGCAAAATGAGTCGTCGGTGCATTTAGCGCAGCGTATTTTGCAGCAGGCGGGGAACTTGCGTCAGTTGGTGGATATGAGTCTGAGCGAACTGACCCAGATTAAGGGCATTGGAAATGCTAAAGCGATACAGCTAAAAGCGGGTATCGAACTGGGACGCAGATTAGCATTGTCCCGCCATTTGGAGACCCCCGTGATCAGTTGCCCGCGGGATGTGGCAGATCTGCTGTTTGAACAGCTTCGTTATTTGCAGAAAGAGCATTTTGTATGCCTGTTCCTGAATACTAAAAATCATGTCATTGCCCAGGAGACACTGTCTATGGGCAGCCTGAATTCCGCCATCGTGCATCCTCGTGAAGTGTTTCGGGCGGCGATCAAATGCAGTAGTGCTTCGATTATTTGCGCTCATAACCATCCGAGCGGTGATCCGAAGCCAAGCCCGGAGGATGTCCAGTTGACCCGCCGTCTGATGGATGCGGGCAGCATTGTGGGTATCGACGTGCTCGATCATATTGTGATCGGGGACGGGACCTTTGTAAGTTTGAAGGAGCAAGGTCTGATATAA
- a CDS encoding SPOR domain-containing protein codes for MNKAKMTFRFDQQLPETSQEEKLQVLPSKNGPVASERREAIRDTGLHQNEKQLQTVNLRESTRRIRGREESIEHAQEPKPDKPESEYKRNTTRRFASSLRVQEGWDDPFGRSAASWSDADVLPDGREEEGDEETYRYGQEYRKRPPHSSRWKLIGSVASALVTGGMFGYIMLLLFNGGGVVPGSESSAEQAIPVFNESVSTGIPSAKENSSPVNVVATQVPPQTYYLLQYGVFSTPERALQAKEELLKAGIAAGGDAEDQNRVYAGISPDREQAKLLSNQLKTQGVELYVRELQLPGLEKAAYGGEGEKLTAFFQLSSTLVSKLSGLSSSLLGDGGPAAVPVSEMKELNDLHQQWTQNIAALPSGLPKEAAASAASLEKAMNSAVSALGEYNKNTAKEHIWEIQSSMMEYVLRENEFIQFIKQ; via the coding sequence GTGAACAAGGCCAAGATGACATTCCGATTCGATCAACAGCTGCCAGAGACAAGCCAGGAGGAAAAGCTTCAGGTGCTTCCGTCCAAAAACGGGCCAGTTGCAAGCGAACGGCGTGAAGCGATTAGAGATACGGGACTACATCAAAATGAGAAGCAGCTGCAAACCGTTAACCTGCGAGAAAGCACGAGACGGATTAGAGGGAGAGAAGAAAGTATTGAACATGCGCAAGAACCAAAACCTGATAAACCTGAGAGTGAGTATAAACGTAATACAACCCGGCGTTTTGCTTCGTCGTTGAGGGTACAGGAGGGATGGGACGACCCTTTTGGCCGTTCGGCGGCTTCCTGGTCAGATGCAGACGTTCTGCCAGATGGCCGGGAGGAGGAGGGAGATGAGGAAACTTATCGTTATGGTCAAGAGTACCGGAAGCGACCGCCTCACTCCTCCAGATGGAAGCTGATCGGCTCAGTAGCCAGTGCGCTGGTGACTGGAGGGATGTTTGGATATATCATGCTGCTGCTGTTTAACGGAGGCGGAGTGGTCCCGGGATCAGAATCCTCGGCAGAGCAGGCCATACCAGTCTTTAATGAATCTGTTAGCACAGGTATACCGTCTGCAAAAGAGAATTCTAGTCCCGTCAATGTCGTAGCGACTCAAGTGCCTCCACAAACCTATTATTTGCTGCAGTACGGGGTTTTTAGTACTCCAGAACGGGCCTTGCAAGCCAAAGAAGAGCTGTTAAAGGCAGGCATTGCTGCCGGAGGGGATGCCGAGGACCAAAATCGGGTTTATGCAGGAATATCGCCAGACAGGGAGCAGGCCAAGCTGCTCAGCAATCAATTGAAGACACAAGGCGTCGAACTGTATGTTCGTGAGCTTCAATTGCCAGGATTGGAAAAAGCCGCTTATGGAGGCGAAGGCGAAAAGCTCACTGCCTTTTTTCAGTTAAGCAGCACATTAGTAAGCAAGTTGAGTGGACTTAGCTCATCTCTGCTCGGAGATGGCGGTCCAGCTGCGGTACCCGTCTCTGAAATGAAGGAGCTGAATGATCTGCATCAGCAGTGGACGCAAAATATCGCTGCACTTCCCTCCGGTCTTCCGAAGGAGGCGGCTGCCTCTGCAGCTTCACTGGAAAAGGCGATGAATAGTGCAGTCTCTGCACTTGGTGAATATAACAAGAATACTGCAAAGGAGCACATTTGGGAGATTCAGTCCTCAATGATGGAATATGTTTTGCGTGAGAATGAATTTATTCAATTCATAAAACAATAG
- a CDS encoding valine--tRNA ligase produces the protein MSEQDNKTTLEMPTTYDPKSAEKKWYKTWMEKGYFRAGQHPEAEPFTIVIPPPNVTGMLHIGHALDFTLQDIIIRTKRMQGYDALWLPGADHAGIATQTKVEQKLREEGLTRYDLGREKFLEKVWEWKELYLDNIHNQWEKMGFSLDYSRERFTLDEGLSQAVREVFVKLYKKGLIYRGKRIINWDPAARTALSDIEVEYKEVNGNLYHLQYPLKDGSGFITVATTRPETMLGDTAVAVHPEDERYKQMIGKTLVLPIIGREIPIIADDYVDKDFGSGAVKITPAHDPNDFEMGQRHQLPQITVMDETGTMNAEAGKYQGLDRSDCRKQIVADLKEQGVLIRIEEHVHQVGHSERTGVVVEPYLSTQWFVEMKPLAAKAIEAQKAGNGVNFVPDRFERTYLHWIENVRDWCISRQLWWGHRIPAWYDEETGEIIVSAEDPTTLPEYAGRKLKQDEDVLDTWFSSGLWPFSTLGWPEQTEDLKRYYPTNVLVTGYDIIYFWVSRMIFTALEFTDEIPFKDVLMHGLVRDADGRKMSKSLGNGVDPLDVIDQYGTDAMRYMISTSSTPGQDLRFRWERVEQARNFANKIWNASRFALMNLEGVTAADIDITGDLGTADRWILHRLNETSRDITRLIDAYEFGETGRLLYNFIWDDLCDWYIEFAKLSLYGDNAEAKKKTQSVLAYVLDRTLRMIHPFMPFISEEIWQHLPHEGETITLAAWPVYDPAFEDKDAVAEMNLLIDVIRSVRNIRAEVNVPMSKKVELLVKPGDQAVLDIIKRNAEYVRRFCNTSEFDAGLEFSVPDKAMTSVVSGAELYLPLAGLLDIAQEIGRLEKELQHLNSEVERVEKKLSNQGFVAKAPAKVIEEEKAKQADYSDKRAKVIARIEELKG, from the coding sequence ATGTCAGAACAAGACAACAAGACAACCTTGGAAATGCCAACAACGTACGATCCGAAATCAGCAGAGAAAAAATGGTATAAAACGTGGATGGAGAAGGGTTATTTCCGCGCCGGACAACATCCAGAGGCAGAGCCTTTTACAATCGTTATTCCACCACCGAATGTGACGGGTATGCTGCATATTGGACATGCGCTTGATTTTACCTTGCAGGATATTATTATCCGCACCAAGCGGATGCAGGGCTATGATGCCTTGTGGCTGCCAGGGGCAGACCATGCGGGTATTGCTACGCAAACCAAGGTAGAGCAGAAGCTGCGCGAAGAAGGTCTGACACGCTATGACTTGGGCCGCGAGAAGTTTTTGGAGAAGGTATGGGAATGGAAGGAACTTTATTTGGATAACATCCATAATCAATGGGAGAAAATGGGTTTTTCTCTCGACTATTCTCGTGAGCGCTTTACGCTGGATGAGGGACTGTCCCAAGCAGTGCGCGAAGTATTCGTAAAACTGTACAAAAAAGGCCTCATCTATCGCGGTAAACGCATCATTAACTGGGACCCTGCCGCACGTACGGCATTGTCGGACATTGAGGTGGAATACAAAGAGGTGAACGGAAATCTGTATCACCTTCAATATCCACTGAAAGACGGCAGCGGATTTATTACGGTTGCCACTACCCGTCCTGAAACGATGCTGGGCGATACAGCTGTTGCTGTACATCCGGAAGATGAACGGTACAAGCAAATGATCGGCAAAACACTTGTGCTTCCGATTATCGGGCGGGAAATTCCGATCATTGCGGACGATTATGTAGATAAAGATTTCGGTAGCGGCGCGGTTAAAATTACACCAGCTCATGATCCGAACGACTTTGAAATGGGACAACGTCACCAGTTGCCACAAATTACGGTCATGGACGAAACAGGAACGATGAATGCCGAAGCAGGCAAATATCAGGGCCTGGATCGCAGCGATTGCCGTAAGCAAATCGTCGCTGATCTGAAAGAACAGGGCGTATTGATTCGTATTGAAGAGCATGTGCACCAAGTAGGCCACAGCGAGCGTACAGGTGTAGTTGTAGAACCTTATCTGTCCACACAATGGTTTGTAGAAATGAAGCCCCTGGCAGCCAAGGCGATTGAAGCGCAAAAGGCTGGGAACGGTGTGAATTTTGTGCCAGACCGCTTTGAGCGTACGTATCTGCACTGGATTGAAAATGTGCGCGACTGGTGTATTTCCCGTCAGCTGTGGTGGGGACACCGTATTCCGGCTTGGTACGATGAAGAAACCGGAGAAATTATTGTTTCGGCAGAGGACCCTACAACTTTGCCGGAATATGCTGGCAGAAAGCTAAAACAGGATGAGGATGTACTGGATACATGGTTCAGCTCTGGTTTGTGGCCGTTTTCGACATTGGGCTGGCCGGAACAGACCGAGGATCTCAAACGCTACTACCCGACCAATGTTCTGGTTACAGGGTATGACATTATTTATTTCTGGGTGTCGCGGATGATTTTTACCGCACTGGAGTTTACAGATGAGATTCCGTTCAAGGACGTGCTTATGCACGGTCTGGTTCGTGATGCGGACGGTAGAAAAATGTCCAAATCCCTCGGTAATGGTGTTGATCCGCTCGATGTAATCGACCAATATGGAACGGACGCTATGCGTTATATGATTTCCACCAGCAGCACGCCAGGACAAGACCTTCGTTTCCGCTGGGAACGAGTGGAGCAAGCCCGCAACTTTGCCAATAAAATCTGGAATGCGTCCCGCTTTGCGCTGATGAATTTGGAGGGTGTTACTGCGGCGGATATCGACATTACCGGTGATTTGGGCACTGCTGATCGTTGGATTCTCCACCGTCTAAACGAAACTTCACGCGACATTACGCGTCTAATAGATGCTTATGAATTTGGCGAGACAGGCCGCCTTCTGTATAACTTTATTTGGGATGATTTGTGCGACTGGTACATTGAATTTGCGAAGCTTTCCCTATATGGCGACAACGCAGAGGCGAAAAAGAAAACACAGTCTGTACTGGCATATGTACTGGATCGGACACTGCGCATGATTCATCCGTTCATGCCGTTTATCTCCGAGGAAATATGGCAGCATCTTCCGCATGAAGGCGAAACGATTACACTGGCCGCTTGGCCTGTGTATGATCCGGCTTTTGAGGATAAGGATGCGGTAGCTGAAATGAATTTGCTGATCGACGTGATTCGCTCCGTGCGCAATATTCGCGCTGAAGTCAACGTACCGATGAGCAAGAAGGTTGAATTGCTTGTAAAACCCGGTGATCAAGCCGTTCTCGATATCATTAAACGCAATGCGGAATATGTACGCCGATTCTGCAATACGTCCGAATTCGACGCGGGATTGGAGTTCTCCGTTCCAGATAAAGCCATGACATCTGTTGTCAGCGGCGCAGAGCTGTATCTGCCATTGGCCGGACTGCTTGATATTGCCCAGGAAATTGGCAGACTGGAAAAAGAGCTTCAGCATTTGAACAGTGAAGTGGAGCGCGTGGAGAAAAAGCTTTCCAACCAAGGTTTTGTGGCTAAGGCACCAGCTAAAGTCATCGAGGAAGAGAAGGCGAAACAAGCTGATTACTCAGATAAGCGCGCCAAAGTTATCGCACGTATTGAAGAACTCAAGGGATAA
- the murC gene encoding UDP-N-acetylmuramate--L-alanine ligase, translated as MITSEHVHFIGIGGYGMSAIARVMLEMGYTVTGSDVASQELTEKLAAKGAKIYIGHTPEHIAGADIVVYSTALSRDNVERVAAEELNIPTLHRSQMLARLLNERKGVAVAGAHGKTTTSSMIALVMERCNVDPTYIIGGEITNLGTNAKAGKSEFVVAEADESDGSFLQYHPWQGIVTNIEADHLENYDGDFNRLKSAYVQFLSQIRPDGAAIVCADDQNIREMIPQLQTRVITYGVEHEADYMATDIQLGDRRLSFTMSRKGTELGTIELSVPGRHNMYNAMATVISCLEAGIPFDQIAASILEFHGAKRRFQVLGESNDILVIDDYAHHPTEIEATISAARATGKRIIAVFQPQRYSRTFFLLDAFSRAFSEANEVIITDIYSPAGEKQIEGVHSSKLVDLIVQNSNANAIYLPTKEAVIEKLKDRLQPGDLVLTMGAGDIWKAGDSLARHLRGQQA; from the coding sequence TTGATTACTTCGGAACATGTTCATTTTATCGGTATCGGCGGATACGGGATGAGCGCGATTGCTCGGGTTATGCTGGAGATGGGTTATACCGTGACTGGCTCAGATGTGGCATCACAAGAGCTGACAGAAAAATTGGCGGCAAAAGGCGCAAAAATATATATCGGACACACCCCTGAACATATTGCGGGTGCGGATATCGTCGTCTATTCAACGGCATTGTCTCGCGACAATGTGGAGCGGGTGGCAGCGGAAGAACTGAATATTCCAACGCTGCACCGTTCACAGATGCTGGCTCGCTTGCTTAACGAGCGTAAGGGAGTAGCCGTTGCAGGAGCGCACGGTAAAACCACAACCTCTTCGATGATTGCTTTGGTTATGGAGAGATGCAATGTCGATCCAACGTATATCATTGGCGGTGAAATCACGAATTTGGGTACGAATGCCAAAGCGGGCAAAAGCGAGTTTGTTGTTGCCGAGGCGGATGAGAGCGATGGCTCTTTTCTGCAATATCATCCGTGGCAAGGTATCGTAACCAACATCGAGGCAGATCATTTGGAAAATTACGATGGCGACTTTAATCGTCTGAAAAGTGCCTACGTACAGTTTTTGAGCCAAATACGGCCAGATGGTGCGGCTATTGTATGTGCAGATGATCAGAACATCCGCGAGATGATACCGCAGCTTCAAACTCGGGTCATTACCTACGGAGTGGAGCATGAAGCAGATTATATGGCGACAGATATCCAATTAGGCGACCGTCGATTAAGCTTTACCATGAGCCGGAAAGGGACAGAGCTCGGAACGATCGAATTGTCTGTGCCAGGTAGACACAACATGTACAATGCGATGGCGACTGTGATTTCATGCCTGGAAGCAGGAATTCCATTCGATCAAATCGCAGCGTCGATTCTGGAATTTCACGGAGCCAAGCGCCGTTTTCAAGTGCTAGGTGAAAGCAATGACATTCTGGTTATTGATGACTATGCGCATCATCCAACAGAGATTGAGGCTACGATTAGTGCAGCGAGAGCGACAGGCAAGCGTATTATTGCTGTGTTCCAGCCGCAACGCTATAGCCGTACCTTTTTCCTGCTGGATGCGTTCAGCCGTGCGTTTAGTGAAGCCAATGAAGTCATTATTACCGACATTTATTCACCAGCAGGAGAAAAACAAATTGAAGGCGTGCATTCTTCCAAGCTTGTAGATTTGATCGTCCAAAACAGCAATGCCAATGCAATCTACCTGCCGACCAAAGAAGCTGTGATCGAGAAGTTGAAAGATCGGCTACAGCCTGGTGATCTTGTGCTGACGATGGGTGCAGGAGACATCTGGAAAGCGGGCGACTCGTTAGCGCGCCATCTTCGCGGACAGCAAGCGTAA
- a CDS encoding bifunctional folylpolyglutamate synthase/dihydrofolate synthase — protein sequence MSDTNRGGEAAPLQSYDEAVEWINGLIPFGIRPGLERIEQLMSMLGDPQRHLKFVHVAGTNGKGSTCAFLTSVLMKCGYDVGTFTSPYITRFTNRFQFNGTDIPDETLVLLANRLYPLVKEIAASDLGSPTMFEVSTALAILYYATVSFPDVVVWETGLGGRMDVTNIVSPIVSIITNVGYDHTDILGDTLEQIAREKAGIIKPGVPVVSCVTQPEAIQVIRETAARQGATLYLAGEQFTYERLNGDETGQTFSFAGPFRHMEIDIALLGEHQCANAAGAMMALEVLRQYLAFVLEDDELLKGFKQAAWAGRLEQVSTSPRIVLDGAHNPEGAQTLAKSLPQLYSYRKLVLMMGMLSNKHHEAYLQHILPLVDTLILTEPVFRRKMDAAELAHLVEKLRPSYAKTDLKIIVEGDWKKALGLLQSHTEAEDLGVVSGTLYLIADVRATLMYQTDSEKGW from the coding sequence ATGTCAGATACGAACAGGGGCGGCGAGGCTGCTCCTTTACAGAGCTATGATGAAGCAGTGGAATGGATCAATGGTTTAATTCCGTTTGGAATCAGACCCGGACTTGAACGAATCGAGCAGCTAATGAGCATGTTGGGTGATCCGCAACGACATTTGAAATTTGTGCATGTTGCGGGGACCAACGGCAAGGGCTCAACCTGCGCTTTTCTAACCTCCGTCCTAATGAAGTGTGGTTACGATGTCGGGACTTTTACGTCTCCATACATCACACGATTTACGAACCGTTTTCAATTCAACGGGACCGACATTCCTGATGAGACGCTGGTTTTGCTTGCCAATCGCCTGTACCCGCTGGTAAAAGAAATAGCAGCCAGTGATTTGGGATCACCCACGATGTTTGAGGTATCGACAGCACTGGCTATTCTGTATTATGCTACGGTGTCTTTTCCAGATGTTGTGGTATGGGAGACAGGTCTCGGGGGAAGGATGGATGTAACTAATATCGTGAGTCCTATCGTCTCGATTATTACGAATGTAGGCTATGACCATACAGACATTCTGGGAGATACGCTTGAGCAGATTGCAAGGGAAAAGGCCGGTATCATCAAGCCTGGCGTACCTGTCGTAAGCTGCGTTACCCAACCCGAAGCTATTCAGGTTATACGGGAAACGGCGGCAAGACAGGGAGCTACCCTGTATCTGGCCGGTGAACAGTTTACGTATGAACGGCTGAACGGGGACGAAACGGGCCAAACGTTTTCATTCGCTGGTCCTTTCCGGCACATGGAAATCGACATTGCGTTGTTAGGCGAGCATCAATGTGCTAATGCGGCAGGAGCTATGATGGCACTGGAGGTCCTTCGTCAGTATTTGGCCTTTGTGTTGGAGGATGACGAACTGCTGAAGGGCTTTAAACAAGCGGCTTGGGCTGGACGTCTCGAACAGGTCAGCACCTCCCCGAGAATTGTCCTTGACGGGGCTCATAACCCAGAAGGGGCACAGACGCTTGCAAAGAGTCTTCCTCAGCTGTATTCATACAGAAAACTGGTTTTAATGATGGGGATGCTGTCAAACAAGCATCATGAAGCATACTTGCAGCATATACTGCCACTAGTGGATACGCTTATCCTGACCGAGCCTGTTTTTCGCCGCAAAATGGATGCCGCTGAATTGGCTCATCTCGTGGAGAAGCTGCGGCCGTCTTATGCCAAAACGGATTTGAAAATTATTGTAGAAGGTGACTGGAAAAAGGCTCTTGGCCTACTTCAGTCACATACGGAAGCGGAAGATCTGGGGGTGGTGTCCGGTACGCTGTATCTCATTGCGGATGTACGGGCTACCCTTATGTATCAAACCGATTCGGAAAAAGGTTGGTGA
- a CDS encoding rod shape-determining protein, with amino-acid sequence MLGGFTKDLGIDLGTANTLVYVRGKGIVVREPSVVALRTDTKTIEAVGESAKKMIGRTPGNIRAIRPMKDGVIADFDTTATMIKYFIRQAQAQRSLFPRHPNVMVCVPSGITAVEQRAVEDATKQAGAREAYTIEEPFAAAIGADLPVWEPTGSMVVDIGGGTTEVAVISLGGIVTSRSVRVAGDEMDESIIQYVKRQYNLMIGERTSEQLKMEVGSAMPLEQVETSEIRGRDLVTGLPKTITITSDEISEALSDTVNAIVDAVKVTLEKCPPELAADIMDRGIVLTGGGALLRNLDKLLASETGMPVIVAENPLDCVAIGTGRALENIHLFKSRSSSAVRSKR; translated from the coding sequence ATGCTGGGTGGCTTTACAAAGGATTTGGGAATTGACTTGGGGACGGCAAATACGCTGGTATACGTAAGAGGAAAAGGAATTGTGGTTCGTGAACCATCTGTAGTCGCTTTGCGTACAGATACAAAAACCATTGAAGCTGTGGGTGAATCTGCGAAAAAAATGATTGGTCGCACACCGGGGAATATCCGTGCGATTCGTCCGATGAAGGATGGGGTCATTGCTGACTTTGATACGACAGCAACGATGATCAAATATTTTATCCGTCAGGCGCAAGCTCAACGTTCATTGTTTCCACGTCATCCCAACGTGATGGTTTGTGTGCCTTCAGGCATTACTGCGGTGGAGCAGCGTGCGGTTGAAGATGCGACAAAGCAAGCAGGCGCGCGGGAGGCGTACACGATTGAGGAGCCGTTTGCAGCTGCAATTGGTGCTGATCTTCCTGTGTGGGAGCCTACAGGCAGTATGGTTGTCGATATCGGTGGGGGTACAACCGAGGTTGCAGTCATTTCCTTGGGCGGCATTGTAACAAGTCGTTCTGTGCGTGTGGCTGGTGATGAAATGGATGAGTCCATCATCCAGTATGTGAAACGTCAATATAACCTGATGATTGGTGAGCGGACTTCAGAGCAGTTGAAAATGGAAGTTGGTTCTGCTATGCCATTAGAGCAGGTAGAGACATCGGAAATCCGCGGACGCGACCTGGTGACAGGTTTGCCGAAGACCATTACGATTACATCCGATGAAATTAGCGAAGCGTTGTCGGATACAGTGAATGCGATTGTGGATGCGGTCAAAGTAACACTGGAAAAATGTCCTCCCGAGTTAGCGGCAGACATTATGGACAGAGGAATTGTACTGACTGGCGGTGGAGCACTTTTGCGTAACCTGGACAAGCTGCTGGCGAGTGAAACCGGAATGCCAGTGATTGTAGCGGAAAATCCTCTGGACTGTGTAGCGATTGGTACGGGCAGAGCACTTGAAAATATCCACTTGTTCAAATCGCGGAGCAGTTCTGCCGTCCGTTCCAAACGTTGA
- a CDS encoding Maf family protein, which produces MDGKITPRIILASTSPRRKELLAFLRLPFEVMPSHADESTPESWTPQQIVETLAARKAEAVVNVAAQSEEAGLVIGSDTIVVLDGLVLGKPADHADAVRMLTALQGRTHLVYTGVACLHTVTGKTLVRHRQTEVTMKPLSHEQIVAYVNTGEPSDKAGAYGIQGMGATLVESIQGCYFNVVGLPLSLLSDMLSDFGVNVLRP; this is translated from the coding sequence ATGGACGGGAAAATTACGCCCCGCATTATTCTGGCATCGACTTCACCAAGAAGGAAGGAATTGCTCGCATTTTTGAGACTCCCCTTTGAGGTGATGCCAAGTCATGCGGATGAGAGCACGCCTGAGAGCTGGACGCCTCAGCAAATTGTGGAGACCCTTGCGGCACGTAAAGCCGAAGCGGTCGTGAACGTTGCCGCTCAGTCCGAAGAAGCTGGACTGGTGATTGGGAGTGATACCATTGTCGTGCTGGATGGTTTGGTATTGGGCAAACCTGCTGATCATGCGGACGCGGTTCGTATGCTGACTGCATTGCAGGGAAGAACACACCTTGTGTACACCGGGGTGGCCTGTTTACATACCGTAACCGGCAAAACGCTTGTCAGACATCGCCAAACAGAGGTTACAATGAAACCTTTGAGCCATGAGCAAATTGTGGCATATGTGAATACAGGCGAACCGTCTGACAAAGCAGGAGCGTATGGCATTCAGGGTATGGGTGCTACGCTGGTGGAATCGATTCAGGGTTGTTATTTTAACGTCGTAGGATTGCCGCTTTCCCTGTTGTCGGACATGCTGTCCGACTTTGGAGTGAATGTGCTGCGTCCTTAA
- a CDS encoding DUF4321 domain-containing protein has translation MKKNVGMLILFLLLGWLLGAWIAKALQSFKVLSFLTHPTTISWSPRADLDIISYNITINFELSLLSLIGIIAAFWLYRRL, from the coding sequence ATGAAAAAAAATGTAGGAATGCTTATACTGTTTTTGTTGCTCGGTTGGCTTTTGGGTGCATGGATTGCCAAGGCCCTTCAATCGTTCAAAGTCCTTTCCTTTCTGACCCACCCCACTACGATATCCTGGTCGCCGAGAGCGGATCTGGATATTATTAGTTACAACATAACAATAAATTTTGAATTGAGCCTGCTTAGTCTGATCGGCATCATCGCCGCGTTCTGGCTGTATCGCAGGCTCTAA
- a CDS encoding LysM peptidoglycan-binding domain-containing protein, producing MNKQQNDQPQGLRFDIYERIHLTEEAAGIAELEEIELLPRIQVVTHGDHAALRGHLLLEGVYRTPEEATSELHHLIPVEITIPMNRVGRLEDISVEIENFDVDLLSLRSLNITGVLSLHGVESSHAEETAVWLDEEFTVVHAPDHPAQSPSTDGEHRQEGIYSTQQELASWEQPSLDYGEQKLPLPPEQQAYEPAVDSDRFYEPWTGKAVEDSPSEIKHEHAAPEVWGFQQEEAWTGSEPKVSAVSSDVVHDPLQSEAHSSAEPGSYLEPPQLEASHVDDFRPEASEQVDHAVHDTIADEKPEMRVALNSKKDEGADEPDTVVYSSLLQSSRSVKEAEYQHQLELEQQPQDQKAEEERENAKWKNLFFHTQDETPFRKVRLCIVQREDTLETIADRYQLSSRELQLYNRLAEHHVEEGQVLYIP from the coding sequence TTGAATAAACAACAGAATGATCAGCCGCAAGGCTTGCGTTTTGATATTTATGAACGCATTCATTTGACGGAGGAAGCTGCCGGGATTGCTGAGTTGGAGGAAATTGAGCTTCTGCCACGCATTCAGGTTGTAACCCACGGCGACCATGCCGCTTTGCGAGGGCATTTGCTGCTGGAGGGCGTGTACCGCACACCTGAAGAGGCCACGAGTGAGCTTCATCATTTGATACCTGTGGAAATTACCATTCCGATGAACCGGGTAGGAAGATTGGAAGATATTTCGGTCGAGATTGAAAATTTTGATGTGGATCTGCTCTCCTTGCGTAGTCTGAATATTACGGGCGTTCTTTCGTTGCACGGGGTGGAAAGCTCGCATGCCGAAGAGACGGCGGTTTGGCTGGATGAGGAATTTACCGTAGTGCATGCACCTGATCATCCGGCGCAATCTCCTTCCACGGATGGTGAGCATCGGCAGGAAGGGATTTATTCTACCCAACAGGAGCTTGCTTCCTGGGAACAGCCGTCACTGGACTATGGGGAGCAGAAACTGCCACTGCCGCCGGAACAGCAAGCTTATGAGCCAGCTGTAGACTCTGATCGATTCTATGAGCCTTGGACGGGCAAAGCGGTTGAAGATAGCCCTTCCGAGATAAAGCACGAGCATGCTGCACCGGAAGTATGGGGATTTCAGCAGGAGGAAGCATGGACGGGAAGTGAGCCGAAGGTATCTGCTGTATCTTCCGATGTGGTGCATGATCCTTTGCAGTCTGAAGCACATTCCTCAGCAGAGCCGGGGAGCTATCTGGAGCCGCCGCAATTGGAAGCGAGCCATGTGGATGATTTTAGACCTGAAGCGTCAGAACAGGTGGACCATGCGGTCCATGACACCATTGCCGACGAGAAGCCGGAGATGCGTGTAGCGCTTAACAGCAAAAAGGACGAAGGAGCAGACGAGCCGGACACGGTTGTCTACTCGTCGTTGCTCCAATCGAGCCGTTCGGTGAAAGAAGCGGAATACCAGCATCAGCTAGAGCTGGAGCAGCAGCCGCAGGATCAGAAAGCCGAAGAAGAGCGGGAGAATGCCAAGTGGAAAAACCTTTTTTTCCATACACAGGATGAAACGCCTTTCCGCAAGGTCCGCTTATGCATCGTGCAGCGTGAGGATACGCTGGAAACAATAGCTGATCGCTATCAGCTCAGTTCACGGGAGCTTCAATTGTATAACAGATTGGCGGAGCATCATGTAGAAGAAGGTCAGGTATTGTACATCCCTTGA